A stretch of Caenorhabditis elegans chromosome IV DNA encodes these proteins:
- the C07C7.1 gene encoding uncharacterized protein (Confirmed by transcript evidence), producing MKTDENTTMPLARIARAYYQLATKTSRYLFSDSRQRIVAYIIIFLCFLTPPSTSFVLYQGTSAKIEYKDVNMLKEMKIEDRKVIFEFCNFVVKFPQYLVKKMTLEQVRKSKPICEQLLLGIAKVREQEARAHRAHRV from the exons ATGAAAACAGATGAAAATACTACAATGCCTTTGGCACGGATAGCCCGCGCATACTACCAACTTGCCACAAAAACG agtcGATATTTGTTCAGTGACTCGAGGCAGAGGATCGTTGCCTATATAATTATCTTCTTATGCTTTCTAACACCTCCATCCACATCATTTGTTCTTTATCAAGGAA catctgcaaaaattgaatacaaaGATGTAAATATGctgaaagaaatgaaaatagaaGATAGGAAAGtaatattcgaattttgtaattttgttgTCAAATTTCCACAATAC cttgtaAAAAAGATGACACTCGAGCAAGTAAGGAAATCAAAACCAATTTGTGAACAACTTTTGCTGGGTATTGCCAAAGTTAGAGAGCAAGAAGCACGTGCACATCGGGCTCATAGAGTATAG